From the Onychomys torridus unplaced genomic scaffold, mOncTor1.1, whole genome shotgun sequence genome, one window contains:
- the LOC118576700 gene encoding histone H4 has product MSGRGKGGKGLGKGGAKRHRKVLRDNIQGITKPAIRRLARRGGVKRISGLIYEETRGVLKVFLENVIRDAVTYTEHAKRKTVTAMDVVYALKRQGRTLYGFGG; this is encoded by the coding sequence ATGTCTGGTCGCGGCAAAGGCGGGAAGGGCCTGGGCAAGGGCGGCGCCAAGCGCCACCGCAAAGTCCTGCGCGACAACATCCAGGGCATCACCAAGCCCGCCATCCGCCGCCTGGCCCGGCGCGGCGGCGTCAAGCGCATCTCCGGCCTCATCTACGAGGAGACCCGCGGGGTGCTGAAGGTCTTCCTGGAGAACGTGATCCGCGACGCCGTCACCTACACGGAGCACGCCAAGCGCAAGACCGTCACCGCCATGGACGTGGTCTACGCGCTCAAGCGCCAGGGACGCACGCTCTACGGCTTCGGCGGCTGA